CTCCAAGACACCAGCCACGAAACGGCGGCCAAATTCATGCAACTGACCGACTACATCGACGTGCTGATTCCTCGCGGTAGCGCCCGGTTGATTCAGACCGTGTTGCGCCAGGCCACCGTTCCGGTCATCGAGACCGGGGCCGGCAACTGCCACGTTTACGTCGATGCCGCTGCCGAGTTGCCCATGGCGACCGCCATCGTGGTCAACGGCAAAGTCCAGCACCCCGCCGTTTGCAACGCCACCGAAAAGCTCCTGATCCATCAAGCCATCGCAGCGGACTACCTGCCCACCATCGTCCAAGCCCTGCGCGCCCAAGGCGTCGAGGTGCGGGGGGATGCGGCCACTCGCGCCATCGTCCCCGACGTGATTCCCGCGGTAGCCACCGACTGGGCAACGGAATACAACGCCTTGATTATCGCCATCAAGGTCGTGCCCTCCGAGGCGGCCGCCATTCAACACATCAACCGGTACACCACCCACCACTCCGAGGCCATCGTCACCAACAACTACCGCGCCGGCAAGCTGTTCCAGCGACGGATCGACGCGGCCTGCGTGTACCTCAACGCCTCGACGCGCTTCACCGACGGCTTCGAGTTTGGTTTCGGCGCCGAAATCGGCATCTCGACCCAAAAATTACACGCCCGTGGACCGATGGGCCTCGCCGAATTGACCTCGTACAAGTACGTGATCGACGGCGACGGCCAGGTTCGCGCCTGACGCGAACTAAAAATGGCACCGTCACCCCGTTTCCGGTTGACGGTGCCATTTTCGTTTAACGCCTTAATCCTGCAATCGGCCTCAGGGTTGCCCAATAATCGTGACCAGGGTCTTGCCACCCACCGTGTACCGACTCCAAAAAAGCGTGTTCGGGTCATCCGGGTCGCCGTCCGTGCGGAATGGACGGTGCTGATTAACGACGGTCAACCGATACTTCAGCTTGCCGCTCTGATGGACCCGCTGCATCCCCCAGCCAGGGACCTTTTGAGCAAAGTAGAGCTGACGCGTGTTGCCCCGATTAGTAGCCTTTTGAATCTTGACTTGAAACTGTGGCCGTTGGTCCCCATTAACGGCGTTCGGGTTTTTAAAACGGGTGAACTCGGTGAAACCATTACTGGTAATCTTTAACTGGGAATAAACCTTGTCATCTTGATTGGGATTGGTCGTAAACTTCATCTGCCGCAAGGTCCCCAGACTCAGCGCCGGTAAATAAGCGGGCCGGGCAATGCGTTGGTAATCCTGTGGCCGAGTTGACCCGATCGCGCCACTGGTGGACAAAAGCTCGACGTGTTTCGGCCGCCCTTTATTTAGAAACTTATAATCAAGCTGACCTAAATAAAAGCTAATAGCGGGCTTTTCGACGGCCGACCCTTTGAACTTATTTCCAATGACGACGGTGCCTTTGGCGAGTTGCCGCGTCTTCTTGGTGTTGTTGGCGTAGAGAAACACTACTGGAGTTGTGCGTTTGACCTTATAATATTTATAATTGTTAAGGTCATAATCTTGAACCACCTGGCCGCCAATCTGGTAACTTTTGGCCTGGGCCTGACTGGGAAACATGCCGCCTAGGGCCACGAGCAGGGACGCCAGGGCGATGACTTTGAACATTGTTTTTGGGGTCATGTGTTTAATTCTCCTCATCTCTAATATTTTTAACAACCTTAGTTTAGCCGTTAGTCGCTAGTCAGCTCACGAAAAGGCAAAATTAGTTTGGCTGCGGGTCATAATTGAGCTGGATATCAGTATCGCTACCGGTCAGTTCCCCTTAAAGTTCCCCTTAAAACCATCTGTCAACTCGACAACCTAAAAAAGTGGCATCCACAACAGGATGCCACTTTTTTAATCACTCTAATTTTAGAACAGTCCCGTAATCGTCCCGTCGGCCGCGATGTCCATGTCGAGCGCCGCCGGATGCTTCGGCAGGCCCGGCATAGTCAACACGTTCCCGGTCAAGGCGACCACGAAGCCGGCCCCCAAGCGTGGCGAGAATTCGCGCACGTGGATGGTGAAGTCCGTCGGGGCCCCCAACTGGTGGGCGTCGTCGGTCAGCGAGTACTGGGTCTTGGCCATGCAGACCGGTAAGTGGTCCCAGCCGCGCTTGGCAAAGGTCTTCAATTGCCGTTGCGCCTTACTCGACAGTTCCACCTTGGCGCCCCCGTAAATCTTCTGGGTGATGGCCTTAACCTGCGTTAACAGGTCCGTGCCCGGTTCAACCAACGGCGTAAAGTGACTTTCCTGGTTGGCCGCTTTGACCACGGCTTCGGCCAAATCGGTGGTCCCGGCCCCGCCATCGGCCCATTCGGTCGTGGTGGCCACGGCCACGTTTTGGGCCTTGACGATGTCGGTCAACGTTTGGATCTCCGCGTCGGTATCGCTAGTGAAGCGGTTGATGGCTACAACCACCGGCACACCGTACTGTTGCATGCTGTGGATGTGCCGTAAGAGATTGGCACTTCCCTGTTTTAAGGCTGCCAAATTCTCGGTCTCTAAATCGGCGCGCTTGACGCCACCGTTATACTTCAACGCCCGGACCGTGGCGACGATGACCACGGCGTCCGGCGTTTTGCCTAAGACGGGGGTCTTGATGTCCATGAACTTTTCGCCCCCGAGGTCGGCCCCGAAACCGGCTTCCGTGACGGCGTAGTCGCCCAACTTCAGCGCCGTTTGGGTCGCTAGAACCGAGTTACAGCCGTGCGCGATGTTGGCGAACGGCCCCCCGTGGATAATGGCCGGGTTGTGTTCCAGCGTTTGGACCAGGTTCGGCTTGATGGCGTCCTTGAGGAGCAGGGTGATCGCCCCGCCGACCTTCAAGTCACCGACCGTGACGGGTTCCTTGTCGGTGTTATACCCGATCAGGATGCGATTGACCCGGCGCTTCAAGTCGGTCAGGTCTTCACTCAGACACAACACCGCCATCAATTCGCTGGCCACGGTGATGTCGAACCCGTCTTGACGCGGCACGCCGGACGTCCGGCCGCCCAAGCCAATCACGGTTTGACGCAAGGCCCGGTCGTTGATGTCGAGCACGCGTTTCCACACGATCTGCCGCGGGTCTAAATGTAATTCGTTTCCTTGTTGGATGTGGTTATCAATCAGAGCCGCTAGGGTATCGTGAGCCTCGGTCAACGCGTGCATGTCGCCCGTAAAGTGCAGGTTGATGTCTTCCATCGGGACCACCTGGGCGTGGCCACCCCCGGTCGCACCCCCCTTTAAGCCCATCACGGGGCCTAAGGACGGTTCCCGTAAGGCTAAGACGGTCTTGTGACCAATTAGGTTTAAGGCATCCCCCAACCCGATGGCCACCGTCGACTTGCCTTCACCGGCCGGCGTAGGGTTGATCGAAGTGACCAAGACCAGTTTACCCAACTGGTGTTGCCCGGTCAGGGGCAGGTTAATTTTCGCCTTGGTATGGCCGTAAGGGTCGATCTGCTCGGGCGTTAAACCGACTTTGGCAGCAATCTTTTCGATCGGTTCCAACGGAGTGGCTTGGGAAATCGCAATATCTGTGTTCAAGGTCATTAAACTGATTCCTCCTCAGAATGCGGGTGATCGATGGCGGTCTGAATCAGACTCGCCAACTCGATGGCCGAGTTACGTGGTAATAAAAATTGATAGATGCGGCCCTGAGCGACGATACCTAACCGATACCGCGAGAGGGTCACGCTACTGATTTGTCGCAGTGGGATCACCAGGTGACGGTGATTCAAGACGGTGCTGACGGTCAGCACCTGGTGGGCCATGGTGATATTGCGAAAGTGAATCTCTAGCCAACACAGGCCCGCAAAGGCCACGAAGAAGGCTAAGGTAATCCAGTTAAAATGGGTAACTTCCAACCAGAAAATAGCGCCGATGAGTAGGACAATCAGCGTCCAGCTCCAATTAATGACGCTGCTAATGGGGTTGGGTTGGTACAAAAACCGACGTTCTTGGGTTATCATGACTTACAACACCTCACAAAAAGGAGTGATTCCTTTGTATTCATTATATACGGATGCCGCCACCCAACCGCAAAGCGGGTTAAGCGCGGGGGGCATTCTCTTGATTCATGACCACCACCAAACCCAACACGGCATTGCTTTGACCGCGACGACCAATCATTTGGCCGAGTTCGAGGTGGCCACCCTGGCCTTTACGCAACTGGCTCACGATTTAGGCGCCCAGTGCGCCACGACCACCGTGCTCTTTTACACGGATAGTCAAATCGTGAGCCAGAGTCTGGAAAAACGGTACGCGAAACATTATCAGCCGCAGGTCGACGCCCTCTTGGCCGCGCAACGACCCTTTCAATTGGTCCTCACGCAGTGGGTACCCGAGAAACAAAACCTGGGCGCTCACACCCTAGCCAACCAGGCCCTTCACGCCAGAGAAGACGTTAAGTAGGTGGTCAGCTGCTTTTCGTATTCGCTCCAATCCGGTGTCCCGCCGTACAACGCGGAGCCGGCCAGTAACCGTCCGATCTGTGGGCCGGTGGTCAAACCCGACGAGCCTAACCCGGAGGCCACTAAGAAACGCTCGTGTTCCGGTAACGGACCGAAAAACGGCGCGAAGTCGCTGGTATAAGCCCGCGTGCCGACCCGCACACCGGTAATATTCTGATCCGTCAACCCACTCATCAGGCGTTGAGCACTGGCCAACAGGTCGGCCGTGACCGCGGCGTCTAGGCTCAGATCAAAGTGCTTATCGTCTTCGTGAGTGGCCCCGACGATTAACTTCCCGTGGCCGAACGGCACAAAGTCCCGTTCGCCTTCGGGCATCAAGACGGGCATCCGCTCCTGTAGCGGGTAATCCTTAACCGCCAGTTCGATCAACTGGCCCTTTTGAGCCCGGACATCGGTCCGAACGTGCAGCGGGTTCAGTAATTCGGGTAACCAGGCACCGGCCGCGACGATGACCCGGTCGAACTGTTGCGCGCCTAACGACGTCACCACGTTCTCGTCAGCGTCCAGCTGAACGCGTTCGTGTCGGACGGTCAGGTTGCGTTGACTAGCCTGGGTTAGCAGTGCCGCAACTAAGGCCCCGCCGTCGACTCTTGCCCCACCACTGAGGAAGACCCCGGCTTGTGGGTTGGTCAGTAACGGCACCTTGGCTTGAACTTCCTGGGCCGTCAACTGTTGGACCGTGCCCATCGCGGGAGCAGTCTTGCGTCGTTCCTGGGCCAAAGCATCTAGGGCTTCCAGGTCTGGTAACGCAGCGCGGGTGACGATGGTCCCGGTCTGTTGATAGACCTCAGTACTTAGCTGCGCATCGTGGACCAATTGGGGATACAGGTCCGCCCCATCCTTAGCCAAGTGATACCACCGCTGATTACGGCGCTTGGACAACCACGGCGAGATGATCCCGGCCGCCGCTTTACTGGCTTGGCCGTTCCCGTCATCGAATAAGGTCACCTGTACATGTTGGGCGCCCGGTAACGTACTGAGATAGTACGCCGCGGTCGCGCCCACGATGCCGCCACCGATGATTGCAATTCGTTTTTGCATCTAAATTCGACCTCCTTATACCGCCAATCTGACACTCGCTTTCATTCTAGCATAACTTCTTTGGCGGCGACGACGATTCTGTCCGGGGTTGGGGGAAAAAGCGGTGAAAACTGCACGATTGGCCGGTTCAGCAGCGTTTAAGTTTGTTTAAACTCCCGGTCATCTTCAGGCTAGCGCTCCGCGTTCTCCCCAGCTCCACGGTGAAAACTTCCTATAATAGTTTCAACCAGTAAACGTGTTAGACTAAGAGTAATTCTAACAACCTGTAAGGAAGTGTCTACCATGACTGAAGCCGATTCCGCCAAGTATTCGATTACCGTAACGGCCGATGACGACGGCAACGTCAAATTGGCGTCCACCCTCGATGAGGGCCGCACCGTAAGCGCGCTGATGTTGTCGGCGCTGAGCACCATCAAGAAGAGTCAACCGCAATTGACCCAAAAGCAGTTTCTCGCTATCTGTAACGGCATCTGGGACTATGATCAAAAGTATTGAGTCCACGCAAAAGGGACGCCACCTTCACGTTTTCGTGTTGGTGACGCCCCTTTTTGACTGACTTTAAGTTACTTGAAAACCTTGAACCGGTCGGCATCGGCCATGAAGTCCTTGTCGCCCGCCGGCGCTTCGATGGACCCAAAGTCCATTTCGGCCCGTAGTTGCCAGCTCGCTGGGATATCAAAGGCGGTCCGCACCTGGTCATCGATCAGTGGATTATAGTGTTGAATGTTCGCACCCAAGCCATTTTCCGCTAAGGACGTCCAGACCGCGAATTGCGCGTTCCCTTGCGCCTGTTCCGACCAGTCACGGAAGTTGTCGGCGTACAGTGGGAAATTGTCCTCAAATTGCTTGACCACGGCGGTATCCGTAAAGAACAACACCGTCCCAAACGCGGCCTTGAAGCCGTTGACCTTGTCCGCCGTCTTGGCGAAGGCATCATCGTCCTTGACCACCTTACGTAGTTCGTCGTGCACGATGTCCCAGAGTCGGTCGTGGGCCTGGTTGAACAGGATCACGGCCCGGGTCGTCTGGTTGTTAAACGGCGTTGGCGCCAACTTGATGTTGGTTTTAATCAGGTCCGTTAAGTCGTCCGGCGTGGCGGTCACGTTGCGGCCTAAGGCGTAGATACTTCGACGTTGTTTCGCTAAATCAATTAATTGGGTTTTCATTAGGTAAAGTCCTCACTTTTTAGAATTAAGTTTTAGTTTAACCAGCAGAACATCTCTGGTGTGAATCTAGCATATCAACTTACTTTTTGAAAGTAAAGGATTTTAACTTGCGGGTCGTAAAAGTTGGGTGACCTGTTGTTGGACCCACTCACCGGTGTAGGTCGCGGGCGGTTGACATAACACGCCGAGTAAAAAGGTCCACACCGCCGCTACTTGGTCGGGCGCCACAGTCACCTGCGCCTGAGCACCCCACAAGGTCAAGACCGTCTTAAGACTCTGGGGCAGCGGCCAGGGCGCCGTTAGCACGAAGGCTACCGCGCGGGGGTGGTCCTGCTGATAGGCCAACAGGTTAGCAATTAAACGCTGAAGCATGGTGGTCGCGTCCGGTGAGTCCAACACCCCCGCTCGCAACGCCGCCCCCACCTCGTCTAAGATCTCCGCCCGTAACGTCGCCAGTAGACTGGCCTTGTCGGGAAAATGACGATAAATCGCCGCGGGCGTCACCGCCAAGAAACGGGCCAACTGGCGGAGCGATATTTGGTCCGCGCCAGCAGTCTCAAGTTCTTGCCGGGCGCGCTGCTGAATTACCGCGGCTAAGTTTTCCCGGTGATACGGTTGTTTGGTCATCTTAACGCCCTCCTTAGGCTAACACTGATGCCATCACTATTTTAAGCCTATATTATCACTGTTCACATTAAATGTAAACAGTGATAACATAGGCTGCTTTTAGCTAACCTTTACGCTTTTTTTACACGTTAAACCACTGAATGGGCTTACAATGAAGGTAATCATCCTATTAGAAAAGAGTCGTCCTTATGTCTGAAATCGTTTCTCGTCGCCGTTTAACCTGGCAATTCGCGGGCTTCTGGCTCACCTGGTTAGTGGTCCAGGTCGTCATCAATTCCCCCATCGAGCACCACTTGTCTGGTTGGTCCCAAGAGCTGACCCTCGATGCCATCAAATTAGTCGTCTGGCTGGGCGGTGGCTGGTGGTTCATCCATCAGGCCCAGCCCCAAACGCTCGCCATCGCCCCACGAGATCAGTGGCGGCCCAACTGGCACTTCACGGCCGGTTACCTCGTCTGGGGGGTCATCGTGATCTACCTGCTCGGCCAATTCTGGCTCGCCCACCACGGTCTACGCGTCAGTCATAGCTTTCTGTCCGAGTACTGGGGCCGCTACTTCGTGGTCGTGGGGATCACCGAGGAGTTCGTTTTCCGGGGGTACTTCTTAAACGCCCTGCTTAAACACACCAGCTTCGCTTGGGCCAACACCATTCAGGCCATCGCCTTCACCGCGATGCACATCCCCCGTTACCTCACCACTATTCCGCCGATGAGTCCCACGGCCTGGCTCAGTAACCTGGTCTCCGTTGCCCTACTGGGTGCCCTCTTCGGCTGGTTGTACGCCAAGAGTCGGTCACTCTGGCCCGGCATCGTCGTCCACATGACCTGGGATATTCTGGTCACGTTATTCGCGTAAGCTGGCACTCATTATCGAAGTCAATCAAAAAAAGAATTGTCCCGCTAAACGATTTCAATCATTTAGCGGGACAATTCTTTTTTATAGCTAAGTCTTATTGGTTAACCAAATATAATTCTGAGAAGGATGGTTAGATAAATCCCACAGATTTGCGAGTCCTTCTTCCTGTTATTTTTCTGGATTTTTGGCGCTAATCATTATATGCTCAGCGTAAGAAGTAGGAAGTAAGACGTAAAACAAAATAGGAGGTTGGCACCATGTTAAACAAACCAACCAGTTATCGTATTAAACTGTCTAGCAAAGGTCAGATGGTCCTCCCTGCCCAGCTGCGACATGACCTAGGCTTAAAATCAGGCGACGAACTACAGCTAACCGTTGCTGCCGATGGTTCTATGACTTTAGAAGCCAAGCCGCTTGATTGGAATGACTTAATCAAAGGGTTGCCCACCGAGAACGTTGACATTGACGAAAATGGTAATTTTGATAAAAGTCAATCTCCGGAATTCTATAAATGGATGAAGGGTGATGATCCCGATTAGCCCCGCGTCCTTTGATAACTTAGAACTAAACGATTCGATCATGATTCACCTACCCTACACCATGACCTCAAAAGGCCAAGTCAAGCATTTTAATCGACCGGCACTGGTACTACTACTCAAAAATAACCGAGCAATCGTTTTTCACTGTACGAGTAAATTTTCCACTAAAACGCCCGCCATTCAAGCGCGTTACTACAAAATTAATGATTGGCTGGCTGCCGGACTGAAAAAACAGTCATACATTGATGTCGGTCGTGCCTACTCCATTAATATTTCAGCAATTTTGCGACAACATCCTATTGGAAAACTCACTCTAAATGATCAATTAGGTCTACAGGAGTTCTTAGCAACTTGGCGTAACCAACAAAAGTGACGAAAAAACGACCTTAGAAATCAAAAAGGATTTCTAAGGTCGTTTTAATTGGTAGATTCAAAAATAAGCTCAGTCTTCAATAACTACTCTGCGGCCGTAGTGTAAACACAAGCATCGTCTTGGCACGTATCGGTGTCAAGGGCGATTTAAAAATGTCGGTTTGGCGGTCAACCGACGCCTTTTAGTCGATATTTAATCCCCAAATGTTGAGAATAACGTGCACCTTGTGTTGCCGGTAAGGCGTGACGGCCCATGCTTTTCCGCCAGACCAACTTAACCGAATTGGAACGCGCAGCCGAATACTGACTGTTAGCTGAAGCCATAACGGTAGTAGCCCCTAACATGCCCACCCCAACTACTAAGGCACTTTTTACATTTTTTCATAGTCTGCTCCTCCTACTAGTTAGGTTAGTGCTTTACCAGGGTAAATCATACAACCCTTCTTAACTATCATGAAAATGTATTCATTCCCCAGCATAGTAATCATTCACAACTAACAACCAATATCGTGACAAACTAAAAGTTGGCCCTAGAAACCGTTAAACGATTTCTAGGGCCAACTTTTAATAATCGATATTTAGGAATCAATGTCTCCAAATGCCTGAATAGGTTATTTAAGCACCGTCAGAGCATCCCCGTACCTCAGTAGCGGGTCGTCCCCGTATCCTCGTGTAGTTCGCCGTCCCACTGTTCGCTGACCACGGCGGCCGTTTCGCGGCGAAAGACCCGCAGTAACGTCAAGAGGCTTTCGGCGCTGTTTTCAACCGTCAGTTCATTTTCGGGCAACCAGTACACCCGGCCCTCCGTGCTAGCGTGCAACTCCCCGGTGAATTGGTCGCTTTGGTACAATAGTCCCAACTTGCGCCGGCCCCCGGCCACGTCGAACCACTCGCAGGTGCCGCAGAATTCGGCGGTGGTCAAGACCAAACCGGTTTCTTCGCGGACCTCGCGGATGGCGGCACTGAGCCCGCTTTCGCCGACCTCGACGTGTCCCCCGGGAAAACTATGCCCGGCCTTCCAGGGTACGTTGACCTTATCTTCGACCAGCACTTGTTTGGTTTGGGGATCACGCACCAAGACCATGGTGACTAATTCGACGGGTTGCGTTCGGGACATCTGAACCACTCCTCTAAGCTTTTTCTTCCATTATATCAGTTTCCGGGTAAACAAAAAGGAGGCTCACGGGCCTCCCTTATTTTGACGTTCAGTTTAAGCTTGACGTTGATTATTGTTTTTAGATTTCATGAGCAGGGCTTCGCCACCGTAGCACAGCACAGCCAGTGCCGCGAACGCAACCGGAAAGCCGACGGCCCAAAGCAGCGACTTCATCAGTACCAGACTCAACAACAGAACTGACAGCACTACCATCACAATTAAAACCAAAGTATCTTTTTTCATAGTTATTCCCCCGATTCCCCGAATATTTGTGGCCCCAACCACATTTACAGGGTAGCAAATTCGCCGAGGAGTTGCAAACTTCCACGCCAATCTTAATGAAACCTAAACTAACGTTTTACGAACGGTGGTCTAGACTTGACCCCGCCGGTTGACTCGCATGGTGCAACCGTTCCAGTTGCCCCCTAAACTCTGGGGCGTACTTTTCTTGATCGGAGGTAAAGGCGCTTAGCTTGGCGTTTAGGCTGATGGTGTAATCGGCGTGTTCGCCGTGCTCGCCTTCATCCAAGCCCTGGCGTTCCTCAACGGCGTTAACCCGCATTGGAATAAACTGCTTCAAGATCCAGATCAACAGGCTACCCACAATTGCAACAAAGGCAATCGTAAAGACCGTCGCCAGCAACTGAATTCCTAACAGGTGCCAACCGCCACCGTAGGCTAAGCCGTTCGTGGTCACGACCGAGTTAACGGACTTGGTGGCGAAGACCCCGGTCAAGATACTGCCGACGATGCCGCTAACCCCGTGACACCCGAAGGCATCCAACGCGTCGTCCACGCCCAGTCGTGGCTTGAGTAACGTGATGAAGCTATAGCTGGCTAACGTGGCAATTGCCCCAATAGCCATGGCCCCCGGAATCGTGACGTAGCCGGCCGCCGGGGTAATCCCGACCAGCCCACACAACGTCCCGGTGCAGACCCCGACCAACGTTGGCTTGCCGGTGGTCCAGACGTCTAAGATCATCCAGACCACCATCGATACACCGGTCGCTACCGTGGTGGTAATCGCCGCTTGCATGGCCACGTTGTTCACGGCTAGCGCACTGCCGGCGTTAAAGCCGTACCAGCCGATCCACAGAATGGTCGTGCCCAGTAAGACCCACGGTAAGTTGTAGTGGTTCTTGCTGTCGACCTTAAGGCGCGGTCCCAACCAGATGGATAAGATCAGCGCCGTGACCCCGGCGTTGATGTGCACGACGGTCCCGCCGGCAAAGTCTAGCACACCCAAGTTGGCTAACCAGCCGTCCGGACTCCAAACCAAGTGAACCATCGGGTAATAGATAAAGATGGACCACATGATCAAAAACGCCAGTAAGAACTTAAAATGTGTCCGACCGACGATCGCCCCAACGAACAATGCCGGCGTGATGATCGCAAACATCATTTGAAATAGGGAATAGTCGCCGATCGGAATCTTCGTGGCGGTCAGCCCGCCCAGATTGACGCCGGCCATGAAAATGTGTTTGAGGTTGCCCACAACGCCCAAGATGTTCCCGGAAAACGCCAGCGTATAGCCCAAGGCGATCCACAACACAATCGCGACCCCCGTCATAATAAAGACGGATAACATGGTGTTGACCACGTTCTTTTCGGTGACCAGACCACCGTAGAAGAAGGCCAACCCGGGAGTCATAAATAAGACCAAGATACTCGCAATTAACACAAATGCCGTATTTGCCAGATTCATTCGCAACGCCCTCTCTGCTCTTTATGTAATAAGTTCTAACACCAAAATGACGGTTTGTCATGCTGTTTTTCATTTTTGACGGCCATTCGATAGATGATTTAACAAAGAAAGGGGCCACAACTGCTAAAATATCAGTAGTTGTAGCCCCTTTATTATTTTATGTAATTTTTTCTCACATGCCGGTCATTGGCCTAGGCCGACTCCCAACAAGCTTGATGGTACTTCTCCTCGTAGATGGCCACAACTTCGCGGACCGCGCACAGCTTTTCCGCCTGGGCCAACGTCAGACTCGTGACGGCCATCCGGTGCTCCCGTAACGCCTTAAACTGATCCGCGGAGATTCCCGTGAGCCGACTCAACTCCGTGTTCAACAACGAACTCTCCAAAATAAAGCGAATATCCCCATAAACGCCAGTCATGCCATTTCCCCCATGAATTCTAATTTGTGGTACAGACCAATTGTACCCAAAATTAGCAGAAATTGCACGGATGATTAATTATTAATATTATTATCATGACTGGCCTGGTCGGTCGCCTGCGCCGTCCAGCGGATCAACTCTGGATACGGTAATAAGGCGTTAAAGATCAGTTGGCTATAGCTATAGAATGAAAGCATGTGTGGTTCTCCCCTATAATAAATATTTTTATCATTAATCAAGAACTCTTAGTTTTGGGTTCCCTAACTATTTTACCAAAGATCCTCCCACCGGACCACCCCAAAAAGGCCTAACCTCTAAGAAGTTAGACCTTTGCGTCATTTATTTAGTGAAATGCCGCCGAACTGCGGCCGGGATCATCTTGCGAATGCCGCCCCGCGGGTCCTTGACGTCGCCCACGTAACGCGGAATCAGGTGAATGTGGGCGTGCATCACCGTTTGGCCGCCGGCGGGGTTGACGTTGATCCCCACGTTGTAACCGGCCGGCTGATACCGCTGGTCCAAAAAGGCCTTGGCCTGAAACAAAAGGTCATCCATGGCTTGGCGGGTCTTGACCGGCACGTCGAAGTAGGTCGCGTAGTGGTCCTTCGGCACGATCAACAGGTGCCCCTTGCGGACCGGATGTAGGTCCCAAAACGCCTTGGCCAAGTCATTTTCCAGTACCAGATCCGTTTTCTGACAAAAGACACAGTCTGGTTGTCGCATGGCTAATGCGCCGCCTTGTGCCGGGGTTTCCGCTGGGCCCAGAACTGGAAGTAGTCCGTCCGCAGCGCCCCGTTATAGAGTTTGCGTTTCTTGGTGGCCTTTTGCCCGTAGAAGTGTTCGAACTCCAGGTCGGCCGTCAAGATGTACTTCGACCAATCGGTCAGGGGCTTAAAGACCTGCCCCATCTGCTTGTACAACGCGCGGACGCCGGCTTGGTCGCTCAACCGTTC
Above is a window of Levilactobacillus zymae DNA encoding:
- a CDS encoding TetR/AcrR family transcriptional regulator, translated to MTKQPYHRENLAAVIQQRARQELETAGADQISLRQLARFLAVTPAAIYRHFPDKASLLATLRAEILDEVGAALRAGVLDSPDATTMLQRLIANLLAYQQDHPRAVAFVLTAPWPLPQSLKTVLTLWGAQAQVTVAPDQVAAVWTFLLGVLCQPPATYTGEWVQQQVTQLLRPAS
- a CDS encoding CPBP family intramembrane glutamic endopeptidase, whose amino-acid sequence is MSEIVSRRRLTWQFAGFWLTWLVVQVVINSPIEHHLSGWSQELTLDAIKLVVWLGGGWWFIHQAQPQTLAIAPRDQWRPNWHFTAGYLVWGVIVIYLLGQFWLAHHGLRVSHSFLSEYWGRYFVVVGITEEFVFRGYFLNALLKHTSFAWANTIQAIAFTAMHIPRYLTTIPPMSPTAWLSNLVSVALLGALFGWLYAKSRSLWPGIVVHMTWDILVTLFA
- a CDS encoding nitroreductase family protein; protein product: MKTQLIDLAKQRRSIYALGRNVTATPDDLTDLIKTNIKLAPTPFNNQTTRAVILFNQAHDRLWDIVHDELRKVVKDDDAFAKTADKVNGFKAAFGTVLFFTDTAVVKQFEDNFPLYADNFRDWSEQAQGNAQFAVWTSLAENGLGANIQHYNPLIDDQVRTAFDIPASWQLRAEMDFGSIEAPAGDKDFMADADRFKVFK
- a CDS encoding ribonuclease HI family protein: MIPLYSLYTDAATQPQSGLSAGGILLIHDHHQTQHGIALTATTNHLAEFEVATLAFTQLAHDLGAQCATTTVLFYTDSQIVSQSLEKRYAKHYQPQVDALLAAQRPFQLVLTQWVPEKQNLGAHTLANQALHAREDVK
- a CDS encoding glutamate-5-semialdehyde dehydrogenase, encoding MTTIDLATLGQNAQTASFALGDLTAPQKNTILQRMADALLTHQDTILAANAHDLANPQVPAKFVDRLRLTPARIQAMATGLRQVAALPDPIGNVDHAWRNAAGLLIAKQRVPLGVIGMIFEARPNVTVDASALCFKTGNAVILRGGKEALQSNLALVTILRDALTAAQIDPNAIQLLQDTSHETAAKFMQLTDYIDVLIPRGSARLIQTVLRQATVPVIETGAGNCHVYVDAAAELPMATAIVVNGKVQHPAVCNATEKLLIHQAIAADYLPTIVQALRAQGVEVRGDAATRAIVPDVIPAVATDWATEYNALIIAIKVVPSEAAAIQHINRYTTHHSEAIVTNNYRAGKLFQRRIDAACVYLNASTRFTDGFEFGFGAEIGISTQKLHARGPMGLAELTSYKYVIDGDGQVRA
- a CDS encoding EbsA family protein, whose amino-acid sequence is MITQERRFLYQPNPISSVINWSWTLIVLLIGAIFWLEVTHFNWITLAFFVAFAGLCWLEIHFRNITMAHQVLTVSTVLNHRHLVIPLRQISSVTLSRYRLGIVAQGRIYQFLLPRNSAIELASLIQTAIDHPHSEEESV
- a CDS encoding FAD-dependent oxidoreductase is translated as MQKRIAIIGGGIVGATAAYYLSTLPGAQHVQVTLFDDGNGQASKAAAGIISPWLSKRRNQRWYHLAKDGADLYPQLVHDAQLSTEVYQQTGTIVTRAALPDLEALDALAQERRKTAPAMGTVQQLTAQEVQAKVPLLTNPQAGVFLSGGARVDGGALVAALLTQASQRNLTVRHERVQLDADENVVTSLGAQQFDRVIVAAGAWLPELLNPLHVRTDVRAQKGQLIELAVKDYPLQERMPVLMPEGERDFVPFGHGKLIVGATHEDDKHFDLSLDAAVTADLLASAQRLMSGLTDQNITGVRVGTRAYTSDFAPFFGPLPEHERFLVASGLGSSGLTTGPQIGRLLAGSALYGGTPDWSEYEKQLTTYLTSSLA
- a CDS encoding formate--tetrahydrofolate ligase, producing the protein MTLNTDIAISQATPLEPIEKIAAKVGLTPEQIDPYGHTKAKINLPLTGQHQLGKLVLVTSINPTPAGEGKSTVAIGLGDALNLIGHKTVLALREPSLGPVMGLKGGATGGGHAQVVPMEDINLHFTGDMHALTEAHDTLAALIDNHIQQGNELHLDPRQIVWKRVLDINDRALRQTVIGLGGRTSGVPRQDGFDITVASELMAVLCLSEDLTDLKRRVNRILIGYNTDKEPVTVGDLKVGGAITLLLKDAIKPNLVQTLEHNPAIIHGGPFANIAHGCNSVLATQTALKLGDYAVTEAGFGADLGGEKFMDIKTPVLGKTPDAVVIVATVRALKYNGGVKRADLETENLAALKQGSANLLRHIHSMQQYGVPVVVAINRFTSDTDAEIQTLTDIVKAQNVAVATTTEWADGGAGTTDLAEAVVKAANQESHFTPLVEPGTDLLTQVKAITQKIYGGAKVELSSKAQRQLKTFAKRGWDHLPVCMAKTQYSLTDDAHQLGAPTDFTIHVREFSPRLGAGFVVALTGNVLTMPGLPKHPAALDMDIAADGTITGLF